Proteins from one Desulfonema limicola genomic window:
- a CDS encoding DUF6036 family nucleotidyltransferase — MNTSQYRISKDRLLKTLENWDSLMNFKVNIIACGGTALTLMDIKESTKDVDFIVPIISECERLIKFLRNIGYVDGAGGLVHENDPFFIYQFWSGANVFTTELLNSPLNEGQNIPIRKWKKIYLGALNLNDLITTKIFRGTGVDIQDCLEVLKKKDVDPWRLYKHYKETADYDINPDKVMINFINFIERLYSEGLATDEFLKEVMSCR; from the coding sequence ATGAATACTTCACAATACAGAATATCAAAAGACCGGTTGTTGAAAACGCTTGAAAACTGGGACAGCCTGATGAATTTTAAGGTAAATATCATTGCCTGCGGTGGAACAGCGTTGACATTAATGGATATAAAGGAATCCACAAAAGATGTTGATTTTATCGTACCAATTATAAGCGAGTGTGAAAGATTGATTAAATTTTTAAGAAACATCGGTTATGTTGATGGTGCTGGTGGCCTGGTACATGAAAATGATCCATTTTTTATCTACCAGTTCTGGTCAGGAGCCAATGTATTTACAACGGAACTTCTTAATTCTCCTTTAAATGAGGGGCAAAATATTCCCATCCGAAAATGGAAGAAAATATACCTGGGAGCTTTAAACTTGAACGATCTGATAACTACAAAAATATTCAGGGGAACAGGTGTTGATATTCAGGATTGTCTTGAAGTTTTAAAAAAAAAAGATGTTGATCCCTGGAGATTATACAAACATTACAAGGAAACTGCCGATTACGATATTAATCCTGATAAAGTAATGATAAATTTCATAAATTTTATTGAAAGACTTTACTCCGAAGGATTGGCAACAGATGAATTTCTAAAAGAGGTAATGTCATGTCGATGA
- the ssb gene encoding single-stranded DNA-binding protein, with translation MNKGRLIGRIAQDVKIEKNNSSIFAALSLDIDESWFSDGEVKSRTQRVHVKASGQAAEKLETMKPVKGNLLMIEGRMNNYSREMDGQRLYFSEVLACSIEIIRESQDASNNHLNQNIFCFIGRLGSDPVLRTTQKGQMVSFDIACNEYYKGEKNTQWIKMAIFNKTAENAANILSKGRLVYAEGKVHTSEYEKDGEKKSSTGIIVRSWKALDKKPGFQGSNDSFNQDSYQSDETNGFYDADDDEIPF, from the coding sequence ATGAACAAAGGAAGATTAATCGGAAGAATAGCACAGGATGTAAAGATTGAGAAAAACAACAGCAGCATATTTGCAGCATTAAGTCTTGATATTGATGAATCCTGGTTTTCAGATGGAGAGGTTAAATCCAGAACCCAGAGAGTTCATGTAAAAGCATCAGGACAGGCTGCGGAAAAACTGGAAACCATGAAACCAGTCAAAGGAAACCTGCTCATGATTGAAGGCAGGATGAACAACTATTCCCGCGAAATGGACGGACAAAGGCTTTATTTTTCAGAAGTGCTGGCCTGTTCCATTGAAATAATACGGGAATCACAGGATGCGTCAAACAACCATTTAAATCAGAATATTTTCTGTTTTATCGGCAGGCTTGGCAGCGATCCTGTTTTAAGAACTACGCAAAAAGGGCAGATGGTATCTTTTGATATTGCCTGCAATGAATATTACAAAGGCGAAAAAAATACCCAGTGGATTAAAATGGCGATTTTCAACAAAACTGCTGAAAATGCGGCCAATATTCTTTCCAAAGGCAGGCTTGTATATGCTGAAGGAAAGGTTCATACATCCGAGTATGAAAAAGACGGTGAAAAGAAAAGCTCAACAGGGATTATTGTGCGATCATGGAAAGCCCTGGATAAAAAGCCCGGTTTTCAAGGCAGTAATGATTCCTTTAACCAGGATTCTTATCAATCTGATGAAACCAATGGTTTTTACGATGCTGATGACGATGAAATCCCTTTTTAA
- a CDS encoding DEAD/DEAH box helicase, which yields MSRFNEFLNQFGPALRSKVANAFSPVFDSLKQGEQEMMWQDQLKRLLRQPYPGQSEAILALCKGFKLGLKGLFLVAEMGSGKSMMGICASWLVCKNRSRTLVMCPGHLVDKWAREIMDTVPNAIIVNMNKPGLEDVFSLKENPKPKGREFWIIGKERAKNHFTRKPAAVIRMDHVSCPSCGVHLAKLPNVKHRKPVCPNKECRSPLWQSNNERLRRYAKSEYVKRYLPKNIFDFFIGDECHQYKAGDSAQGQAYANFVNSSRFTLNLTGTLMGGYSTNLFYLLYRLVPKRMKEICEYKSSMPFAEKFGVIERIEKEAIHAGAASIGRSGTTTRVVERPGISPLIFTDLLLQRCVFLRLDDVAQNLPPYTEHVIEVEMSPDQKDAYSEFENELITEVRQALARGDKSLLGAMVNSLLAYPDGARRGELVEHPYKVNPLSGQPLVVASAPQIDEHMLPKEQRLIELVKMEKSKARKVMICLEHTGTRDLIPDIKTRLENAGISVLVLRQTTVKSEKREAWLRSKMKVRNYDVFITNPRLIETGLDLLEFPSIIFFQTGYSTFTLRQSSRRSWRIGQDKDVRVYFMTYQETMQSTALSLIADKLQVALAVEGNLSDAGLTALAEGDASMMIKMAKTLVGQEKTPEIPLGELFGNIGEKNLQADTRLDAPDSAITKTETTTINMKTHDGREKTIVAEKVVRGRVKLQPQSNKAIAFIDNTNVRFLFADGRVTYKGKQIGHYQKNGMGKINGKLIQLEPDPGKTGYLLVELRKPENNRIAA from the coding sequence ATGAGCAGATTCAATGAATTTTTAAACCAATTCGGCCCGGCCCTGAGATCAAAGGTTGCCAATGCTTTTTCTCCTGTTTTTGATTCTTTAAAACAGGGTGAACAGGAAATGATGTGGCAAGACCAGTTAAAAAGGTTATTAAGACAGCCTTATCCCGGACAGAGCGAAGCAATTCTTGCCCTGTGCAAAGGCTTTAAACTTGGGCTTAAAGGCTTGTTTCTCGTGGCAGAAATGGGAAGCGGAAAGAGCATGATGGGAATATGTGCATCATGGCTTGTATGTAAAAACAGGAGCCGCACCCTTGTCATGTGCCCTGGTCATCTTGTTGATAAATGGGCAAGAGAAATAATGGACACGGTTCCCAATGCTATTATTGTAAACATGAATAAACCTGGACTTGAGGATGTGTTTTCCCTTAAAGAAAATCCAAAACCAAAAGGCCGGGAATTCTGGATAATTGGCAAGGAACGTGCAAAAAATCATTTTACCAGGAAACCCGCAGCCGTAATTCGCATGGATCATGTTTCATGCCCTTCATGCGGTGTTCATCTGGCCAAATTACCCAATGTAAAACACAGGAAACCGGTTTGTCCCAATAAGGAATGCAGATCACCGCTGTGGCAGTCAAATAATGAACGTCTGAGGCGGTATGCAAAAAGCGAGTATGTAAAACGCTATCTGCCAAAGAACATCTTTGATTTTTTTATCGGCGATGAGTGCCATCAATACAAAGCCGGGGACAGTGCCCAGGGACAGGCTTATGCGAATTTTGTCAACAGTTCAAGATTTACCCTTAACCTTACGGGAACTCTGATGGGCGGGTATTCAACCAATCTTTTTTACCTGCTTTACAGGCTTGTTCCCAAAAGAATGAAGGAAATATGCGAGTATAAAAGTTCAATGCCCTTTGCTGAAAAGTTCGGGGTTATTGAGCGCATAGAAAAAGAGGCAATACATGCAGGCGCAGCTTCAATCGGACGTTCGGGAACTACAACAAGAGTTGTTGAAAGACCCGGTATCAGCCCCCTGATTTTCACAGACCTTCTGCTTCAGCGGTGTGTGTTTCTCAGGCTTGATGATGTTGCTCAAAACCTGCCGCCTTATACAGAGCATGTAATAGAAGTAGAAATGTCTCCGGATCAGAAGGATGCCTATTCAGAGTTTGAAAACGAACTGATAACAGAGGTTCGTCAGGCACTTGCACGCGGAGATAAAAGTCTTCTTGGAGCAATGGTCAATTCCCTTCTTGCATACCCTGACGGAGCAAGACGCGGAGAACTGGTTGAGCATCCTTATAAAGTCAATCCTTTAAGCGGTCAGCCTCTTGTTGTTGCATCAGCTCCTCAAATAGATGAACACATGCTGCCCAAGGAACAAAGGCTGATAGAACTCGTAAAAATGGAAAAGAGCAAAGCCAGGAAAGTCATGATATGCCTTGAACATACAGGAACCCGTGATCTTATCCCGGATATTAAAACACGACTGGAAAATGCCGGAATATCCGTTCTGGTTTTAAGGCAGACAACAGTGAAATCCGAAAAAAGAGAAGCATGGCTCAGATCAAAGATGAAAGTCAGGAATTACGATGTTTTCATCACAAATCCAAGGCTCATAGAAACCGGGCTGGATCTCCTGGAATTTCCAAGCATCATATTTTTCCAGACAGGATACAGCACATTTACCCTGCGCCAGTCTTCAAGACGATCATGGCGAATCGGACAGGATAAGGATGTCAGGGTATATTTTATGACCTATCAGGAAACCATGCAGTCAACAGCCCTGTCTTTAATTGCAGACAAGCTTCAGGTTGCACTGGCTGTTGAAGGAAATCTAAGCGATGCAGGTCTGACCGCACTTGCCGAAGGTGATGCTTCCATGATGATAAAAATGGCAAAAACCCTTGTGGGACAGGAAAAAACTCCTGAAATCCCCCTGGGTGAACTATTTGGAAACATCGGAGAGAAAAATCTTCAGGCAGATACCAGGCTTGATGCACCTGACAGCGCAATTACAAAAACCGAAACCACCACAATAAACATGAAAACCCACGATGGGCGCGAAAAAACCATTGTGGCAGAAAAAGTGGTGAGAGGCAGAGTCAAATTGCAGCCCCAATCCAATAAAGCCATTGCATTCATAGACAACACCAATGTCAGATTCCTGTTTGCTGATGGCAGAGTAACATACAAAGGAAAACAGATAGGACATTACCAGAAAAACGGAATGGGAAAAATAAACGGCAAACTGATTCAGCTTGAACCAGACCCTGGGAAAACCGGATATCTTCTGGTGGAACTCAGAAAACCGGAAAATAACCGGATTGCCGCCTGA
- a CDS encoding type IV secretory system conjugative DNA transfer family protein, protein MDLLNLIGLGNKEKDHTLIGYGTPINELNAPVKKIWLKDSDRKGHFFCFGSTRIGKTKLIENMVCQDIIKGYSVVLVDPKGDIELFSKIVQTAFAAGREKDLCMISPIYPGYSAAIDPLAYYYMPEEIVSHTVSGIKSDEEFFVNVAYETTLVIVLSLLLFQKNNSEHAAHINFNEIKKRCSHSSLAKLRENLEDLDGEDAKEIKAALDKLLESPADFFSKISSSLRTVLTSLTVGSVGDIIGKARSNEFMKKLEQDESVILIIQTGSLLTRRTSHTVARVLVSMLQSFVGRRFASGKSVNPPLALYMDEFSNIAYLDIADLFNKAGGAGIWIHAFTQSVADLNAEIGPDHARKILDNTNTKLFMRVNDPETAEYISDYSGTVQKFDPVLSLGGGIMIRSSEEQAVMPEDVMNLNARSFFMFGFSGRYKGRTVIVKPPFVRVKFPDISVKPV, encoded by the coding sequence ATGGATTTATTAAACCTCATTGGTCTGGGGAACAAAGAAAAAGACCATACACTTATTGGATACGGAACCCCCATAAACGAGCTAAACGCACCGGTTAAAAAGATATGGCTCAAGGATTCTGACCGTAAAGGGCATTTTTTCTGCTTTGGTTCCACCCGTATTGGCAAGACAAAGCTGATAGAAAATATGGTGTGTCAGGATATTATCAAAGGTTATAGCGTTGTACTTGTTGATCCCAAGGGCGATATTGAGCTTTTTTCAAAGATTGTGCAGACAGCTTTCGCAGCCGGTCGGGAAAAGGATCTGTGCATGATCTCGCCTATCTATCCTGGGTATTCTGCTGCAATTGACCCGCTGGCATATTACTATATGCCTGAAGAAATTGTCAGTCATACGGTATCAGGTATCAAGTCTGATGAGGAGTTTTTTGTGAATGTGGCTTATGAGACCACACTGGTAATAGTTTTATCCCTGCTTTTGTTCCAGAAAAATAATTCCGAACATGCAGCACATATTAATTTTAATGAGATCAAGAAACGATGCTCTCATTCCAGCCTGGCAAAACTTCGTGAAAATCTTGAAGACCTTGATGGTGAGGATGCAAAGGAGATAAAGGCTGCTCTTGATAAACTGCTTGAATCTCCTGCTGATTTCTTTTCCAAGATTTCCTCGTCCCTGCGAACCGTTCTTACTTCTCTTACTGTGGGAAGTGTTGGTGATATTATCGGCAAGGCAAGATCAAATGAATTTATGAAAAAGCTGGAACAGGATGAAAGCGTTATCCTGATTATCCAGACCGGGAGCCTTCTGACCCGGCGGACAAGTCATACTGTGGCGAGGGTTCTGGTGTCCATGCTCCAGAGCTTTGTGGGAAGGCGTTTTGCTTCTGGTAAATCTGTGAATCCGCCTCTTGCGTTATATATGGATGAGTTTTCAAATATTGCATATCTTGACATTGCCGATCTTTTTAACAAGGCTGGCGGGGCCGGGATATGGATTCATGCGTTTACCCAGTCTGTGGCTGATCTTAATGCGGAAATCGGCCCTGACCATGCGCGCAAGATACTGGACAATACCAATACAAAGCTGTTCATGCGGGTTAATGACCCGGAAACAGCAGAGTATATTTCCGATTATTCAGGAACCGTGCAGAAATTTGACCCGGTTCTTTCACTTGGAGGCGGTATCATGATTCGCTCATCTGAGGAACAGGCTGTTATGCCTGAAGATGTCATGAACCTGAATGCAAGGAGTTTTTTCATGTTCGGGTTTTCAGGCAGGTACAAGGGACGGACTGTTATTGTAAAACCGCCTTTTGTCAGGGTTAAATTTCCAGATATTTCTGTGAAACCGGTATGA
- a CDS encoding HEPN domain-containing protein: MSFKPEHYLEASWEQIDAARRLHNTQHYPAAIYIAGVAVECLLLAYRSRENPEFENRHDLRSLFKESGIAEFIRQKDQRKVSAMLGEVWSRWKNNYRFASYGRLIPEFRRLKLDRGIKGDILKHNSAVLIDYAFEIINLGVRRWTSKKK, encoded by the coding sequence TTGAGCTTTAAACCTGAGCATTATCTTGAAGCATCCTGGGAACAAATAGATGCAGCCAGGCGGCTTCACAATACACAGCATTATCCGGCAGCCATATATATTGCAGGGGTTGCAGTTGAATGCCTGCTGCTTGCTTACAGGTCAAGGGAAAACCCTGAATTTGAAAACCGTCATGACCTCAGAAGTCTTTTTAAGGAAAGTGGAATTGCAGAATTTATCCGTCAAAAAGATCAAAGAAAAGTATCTGCAATGCTTGGAGAAGTCTGGTCACGCTGGAAAAATAATTACAGGTTTGCTTCATACGGCAGATTAATCCCGGAATTCAGACGATTGAAACTTGACAGAGGTATTAAAGGTGATATTTTAAAACACAATTCTGCTGTTTTAATTGATTATGCCTTTGAAATCATCAATTTAGGAGTTCGAAGATGGACATCAAAGAAGAAATAG
- a CDS encoding JAB domain-containing protein, protein MNKVHTQKSLFKTQNDEKLNYRSVFAYRVSMVKEKKIKFDGGEVSNQRKAAEVIRNTINTLGQNDREHFVVLMLNVKTQIIGINIVSVGSASSAQIKPVETFKPAIMMSAAGIVMGHNHPSGNTEPSEQDRAVTQRFAAAAELLQIQVHDHIIVSSDSSNFYSFSEHGDMRMIRENIRNTMKNLNSMNA, encoded by the coding sequence ATGAATAAAGTCCACACGCAAAAAAGCCTTTTTAAAACCCAAAATGATGAAAAATTGAACTACCGCAGTGTATTTGCCTACCGGGTATCAATGGTAAAGGAAAAAAAGATAAAATTTGACGGCGGTGAAGTCAGCAATCAGCGAAAAGCAGCCGAAGTAATCCGCAATACCATCAATACCCTGGGCCAGAACGACAGAGAACACTTTGTGGTCTTAATGCTCAATGTAAAAACCCAGATCATCGGCATAAATATCGTATCTGTGGGTTCTGCAAGCTCAGCGCAGATAAAACCCGTAGAAACCTTTAAACCTGCCATTATGATGAGCGCTGCCGGAATTGTAATGGGGCATAACCATCCGTCTGGCAATACCGAACCTTCTGAACAGGACAGGGCAGTAACACAGCGTTTTGCTGCTGCTGCCGAACTGCTTCAAATCCAGGTACATGACCATATAATCGTATCATCAGATTCCTCAAATTTTTACAGTTTCAGCGAACACGGGGACATGAGAATGATTCGGGAAAATATAAGAAACACCATGAAAAACCTCAATTCCATGAATGCTTAA
- a CDS encoding DUF6094 domain-containing protein has product MARLASQEKLGYYKTPEKIVNQIKSCIRFDPGARILDPCCGKGEAVSILSAGNPVETLGIELEKGRYEKAGQCIHHVLWADAISETTVSNRSIDLLFLNPPYDMDEGSDTQESERFEYQFLKKYFRTLSRNSILIYIVPLKTLRIEGVRDLLSNLADLNIFRFPDDEFEIFNQVLVIGKQKVITRKILNENLAKLQDIIWQEKDEIPTTGEMKDFYQSPVIVPSISGKNYVFKALRIDPEELLPLTSDLKNRFFSRTSPENYTDIHPLMPLRQGHLAMLLAAGYVNGELIQNGKHLIIKGAVKRVAEVSDESTETHNITKTKEKVKISVRSLDMNTGEIEEIE; this is encoded by the coding sequence ATGGCAAGACTGGCAAGTCAGGAAAAACTTGGATATTATAAGACCCCTGAAAAAATAGTAAATCAGATAAAATCATGTATCAGGTTTGACCCGGGTGCAAGAATTCTTGACCCATGCTGCGGCAAAGGTGAGGCAGTTTCCATACTTTCCGCAGGAAATCCGGTTGAAACCCTGGGAATTGAACTTGAAAAAGGACGATATGAAAAAGCAGGACAATGCATCCATCATGTTCTCTGGGCTGACGCAATTTCAGAGACTACTGTTTCCAACAGGAGTATTGACCTGCTTTTTCTCAATCCGCCCTATGACATGGATGAGGGGTCAGACACACAGGAAAGCGAGCGGTTTGAATATCAGTTTTTAAAAAAATACTTTCGCACATTGTCGCGCAACAGTATTCTCATTTACATTGTTCCATTAAAAACCCTCAGAATTGAAGGTGTGCGTGATCTTTTATCCAACCTGGCAGATTTGAATATTTTCCGTTTTCCAGATGATGAATTTGAAATCTTCAACCAGGTTCTTGTTATTGGAAAACAGAAGGTCATTACCCGGAAAATCCTTAATGAAAACCTTGCAAAACTCCAGGATATTATCTGGCAGGAAAAAGATGAGATACCCACAACAGGTGAAATGAAAGATTTTTATCAATCACCAGTAATTGTACCCTCTATTTCAGGCAAAAACTATGTTTTCAAGGCTTTGAGAATTGATCCCGAAGAACTCCTGCCCCTGACATCTGATCTGAAAAACCGATTTTTCAGCAGAACATCCCCTGAAAATTATACAGATATACATCCGTTAATGCCTCTTCGTCAGGGACATCTGGCCATGCTTCTTGCAGCCGGATATGTAAACGGAGAGCTTATTCAAAACGGAAAACATCTGATAATCAAGGGAGCAGTAAAAAGGGTTGCAGAAGTATCTGATGAATCAACAGAAACTCACAATATAACCAAAACAAAGGAAAAGGTCAAAATATCCGTAAGATCGCTGGATATGAACACAGGCGAAATTGAAGAGATTGAATAG
- a CDS encoding ERF family protein — translation MSEQKISEKLSLWQKFLEIRRSCSFLQKDRQGHQFKYVSSSKALAAIRPEMDRYGLILVPEIRGHSVTIKETDKGGREFLTELDLTYTWINADNPDERLAVPFYAQGTDKSERGVGKALTYGEKNFILKFFNIATDKDDPDAFQNYGYENNGNNQTSETHQTPHFDQNMPAQSADNINPQDFGLPPNIGLGVTLTDGQVFVTELKKGTAYTHRGMLKSAGFKFDGSKKCWCRGIN, via the coding sequence ATGAGCGAACAAAAAATCTCTGAAAAACTCAGTTTGTGGCAGAAATTCCTGGAAATCCGCAGATCATGCAGTTTTCTTCAAAAGGATAGACAGGGACATCAGTTCAAATATGTGAGTTCATCAAAGGCTCTTGCTGCAATACGACCGGAGATGGACAGATACGGGCTGATTCTTGTTCCTGAAATCAGGGGACATTCTGTTACAATAAAAGAAACTGACAAAGGCGGACGCGAGTTTCTCACAGAACTTGACCTGACCTATACCTGGATTAATGCGGATAATCCTGATGAAAGACTTGCTGTGCCTTTTTACGCACAGGGAACTGATAAATCCGAAAGAGGCGTTGGCAAGGCTTTGACCTATGGAGAAAAGAATTTTATCCTGAAATTCTTCAACATTGCCACGGATAAAGATGATCCTGACGCATTCCAGAATTATGGTTACGAAAATAATGGAAACAACCAGACTTCTGAAACACATCAAACGCCACATTTTGACCAGAACATGCCTGCACAATCAGCAGACAATATAAATCCCCAAGATTTTGGCCTGCCCCCAAACATCGGCCTTGGTGTTACCCTTACAGACGGACAGGTGTTTGTAACTGAATTGAAAAAGGGAACAGCCTATACTCACCGGGGAATGCTTAAAAGTGCGGGGTTCAAATTTGACGGCAGTAAAAAGTGCTGGTGCAGGGGTATTAACTGA
- a CDS encoding UvrD-helicase domain-containing protein → MAQLMLHREVLKNFGRLPAKVQKKIYELIRKFEEDSTQSGIHLEKIDMARDSKVRSARVGDDYRAIVIAPDRGDIFLLTYVDHHDEAYRWVKNKQFEAHGSLGTLQIFDVEEAGIAVAEDTHGIPDAGIPYPLDSLNDEDLFLAGVPRALIPAVRAVRNDRAFEQLAEYLPPEASQVLYGVVMGMSLDRSLEEMLGDTDAGAARPEGPGDFSHLAEITNMNLVLIEGEEHLREILSEDIEEWRIFLHPYQRKLVEWDTKGPMKIYGAAGTGKTVALMHRAVWLAEQLETEKDQILFTTFTTNLSVTIRSLLEKLSPKFHKRIEVTNLHQLARTICFRCGWRGRIAENSDLEDIWDQVLNQTRKKDSEFDQDVIKSEFDLIIDPMGIDNEEAYLTTVRTGQPRMSRKQRKKLWRVFADFQRQLAKRNLLTFEGIIHQARLAVEQKQFQGFRHVLVDELQDFGLEALKLISALSPIKEELTNPLCVAGDGHQRIYNAVPIPLNRAGIEVRGRSRRLKINYRTSEQIRRWAHSILHGIEVDDLDGEKADITGDRSVFRGPEPKIITCDNKEDAGKAVLNWVQGLIKSGFGTHEICITPGMPKIINTIESAGIQTFELKPRKKDPGRDDQGIRYGTKKRIKGLEFRAIALVLAEEQKFSESIERFSNYVAATRARENLLVVNVK, encoded by the coding sequence ATGGCCCAATTGATGCTGCACCGGGAGGTGCTGAAAAATTTTGGCAGACTGCCTGCAAAGGTACAGAAAAAGATTTACGAACTGATACGAAAATTCGAGGAAGACAGCACACAGTCAGGCATTCACCTTGAAAAAATAGATATGGCACGAGATTCCAAAGTCAGAAGCGCAAGGGTGGGAGATGATTACCGGGCCATAGTAATAGCACCTGACCGCGGCGATATATTTCTGCTCACATATGTGGATCATCATGATGAAGCATACCGATGGGTTAAAAACAAACAGTTTGAAGCCCACGGCTCCCTGGGAACCCTTCAGATTTTTGATGTGGAAGAGGCTGGTATTGCAGTAGCAGAAGATACTCATGGCATTCCCGATGCAGGAATACCTTATCCCCTGGATTCATTAAATGATGAAGACTTGTTTCTTGCAGGAGTTCCCCGTGCACTTATCCCTGCTGTAAGGGCTGTTAGGAATGACAGGGCATTTGAACAACTGGCAGAGTACCTGCCACCGGAAGCCTCCCAGGTTCTCTACGGAGTGGTCATGGGCATGAGCCTGGACAGATCCCTTGAGGAAATGCTCGGCGATACTGATGCAGGTGCAGCAAGACCTGAGGGACCGGGCGATTTTTCACATCTGGCTGAGATCACCAATATGAATCTTGTTCTTATAGAAGGTGAAGAGCATTTAAGGGAAATTTTGAGTGAAGATATTGAAGAATGGCGTATTTTCCTCCATCCTTATCAGCGCAAGCTTGTGGAATGGGATACCAAAGGCCCCATGAAAATTTACGGAGCTGCAGGAACCGGAAAAACAGTTGCTCTTATGCACAGGGCTGTGTGGCTGGCAGAACAGCTTGAAACTGAAAAAGATCAGATTCTGTTCACAACATTTACCACAAATCTGTCAGTTACTATTCGGTCTTTGCTGGAAAAACTGTCGCCAAAATTCCACAAACGCATTGAAGTTACCAACCTTCACCAGCTTGCCAGGACAATCTGCTTCCGCTGCGGCTGGCGCGGCAGGATTGCTGAAAACAGTGATCTGGAAGATATATGGGATCAGGTACTTAATCAAACCAGAAAAAAGGATTCGGAATTTGATCAGGATGTTATTAAATCCGAGTTTGACCTGATTATAGATCCAATGGGAATTGACAATGAAGAAGCCTATCTGACAACAGTCAGAACAGGGCAGCCCAGGATGAGCCGGAAACAGCGCAAAAAACTCTGGCGGGTGTTTGCAGACTTTCAGCGCCAACTGGCAAAACGTAATCTCCTCACCTTTGAGGGCATTATTCACCAGGCCCGCCTTGCTGTGGAGCAAAAACAATTTCAGGGCTTCCGCCATGTTCTGGTGGACGAACTCCAGGATTTCGGACTGGAAGCCCTGAAACTAATTTCAGCTTTGAGCCCGATAAAAGAAGAACTCACCAATCCCCTGTGTGTGGCAGGTGACGGACACCAGAGGATTTATAATGCAGTGCCAATCCCCTTAAATAGGGCAGGTATAGAAGTGCGCGGACGATCCAGGAGGCTCAAGATAAACTACCGCACCAGCGAACAGATACGCCGCTGGGCACACAGCATTTTGCATGGTATTGAAGTAGATGATCTGGACGGAGAAAAAGCTGACATAACAGGAGATCGATCAGTTTTCCGAGGCCCTGAACCAAAGATTATCACCTGTGATAATAAAGAAGATGCAGGAAAGGCTGTTCTCAACTGGGTGCAGGGATTGATAAAATCTGGTTTTGGAACCCATGAAATCTGCATAACACCGGGTATGCCAAAAATTATAAACACCATAGAATCAGCAGGCATTCAGACCTTTGAACTGAAACCTAGAAAAAAAGACCCGGGACGTGATGACCAGGGAATCAGATATGGAACAAAAAAGCGCATAAAAGGACTTGAATTCAGGGCAATTGCACTGGTTCTTGCAGAAGAGCAAAAGTTTTCCGAAAGTATTGAACGATTTTCCAATTATGTTGCAGCTACCCGCGCAAGAGAGAACTTGCTTGTGGTGAATGTTAAGTAA